Part of the Desulfolutivibrio sulfoxidireducens genome is shown below.
AAAGACGCCCGGAGATCTCCATTGTGAAAAAAAGCATTCATGTCATCATCGAACTTTGTTGGCAAGCGTCCATTGAAGTGTCCGGAATATAATGCATACTCGAGTTCTCCCAACCTGGGAGCGACTCTGAGCTGATTGTCGGCATAGCTCAACAGAATGCAAGGCACGCCCATAGTGAAGGCTTCCCATACCGTTGATCCTCCGGCCAGAACGGCAACATCCGACCAATCCATGAGACCTGGCATATCATCGGGGGAGTGAAGCACCTCAAACCTTCCAGTGTGGGAATCCGCCATTTTTTCAAGCATCTTGACATGCTGACTTGCCGGACCAAGAACGATTTTACAATGCAATGGAGCTGGAAATTCCATAAAAAATTGAATGACAGCACCGGTGACATTGTCTGGATCACTCCCCCCAAGACTCACCAAAACGTTGCGTAAGGGTTGAGAGGCCAGTCTCTGCCTTGGGGTATATGATGTGAACTCCGGCCTGATCGGAAGATACTCAAGCCCAAGAAGCAGCTTTGTCCGTGGCTCCCTGGCTGTATAATACTCTTCCCGCGCGTAGATATTCGGGTTTAAGAGGATATGCGCATAATTATGCTGCGGACTGCCAAGCGCGTCGATCAACATGAGGCCAAAAAAATCCGTATAGACTCTTTTCTGATATTCGGTTCCGAATGGATACCCGTCAACAATGAGCCATGAAGCGCCTAATTCTTTGACAATGGAAAGGGTCTGAGCCGCGTCAACCAGGCTTGCCGCATCGGCGTGCATGTATTTGTAGGCAAACTGATATGATTGGAACAACTTTTCGATCTGTCGAGGAAGAGGAGTGAGAAGAAAATGCACTTGTTTTCCGCATTGGCGCAACCTCCGGGCGATTGTCAGACAGCGCATCAAATGTCCAATGCCGATGCGTTCACCAGCATCAACCCGAACCGCAAAGACGTTATCATTTGTATTCATTGCATTCATGATTAAGAAATGTTAATGTTGCACAAAATATATGGTTTTTGCCGGTAGTGAAAAGAATTTTAAAGTTCCTTGTTACATAAAAATACCAAGCGGCAGAATTTTCATGAACATACGTATTTAAAAAAATTTGGCTTGGTTCGCGGTGGTGGTTATCGTTGCGAAACTCATTGATCCCTCAAACCGCAAAAGTCGCGAAAAAGGGGATGGTTTCAGTGGGGATCAACTCTTTTCGCGAACAGTGCCAAAAAGTTTCAACGCGTCTCCTGTCCAGGAATCTTGAAATGCTGCCAACGCTGAACAGGGGAATGCCGGGAATTTTCCAAGTCCACCCGTGTGAGGTCAGAAAGTTGCGGGTAAGCATATCGGCTGCTGGTGTGGCGTTCCGTAAATGAATATGCATTTCCATGGGGGAAAAGTCGCTATTTCCCGTGGCGTGGCAAAAATCCATATTTCAGGATAATGCACTGCTTCTTGCGGAACCTGACACTAGCGGCAAACCTTACAAAACGAAGGAGCCCGGGAAGGGCTGAAAGCCATTGCCTGCCCATACTGGCTGCGAAAAGGGTATCGAGGGCGATTGTCATACGGAACTATATATCCCAATCCGGGGTTTTGAAGTTGAGTTGGGCGGCAAGGTCCGGTTCCCACTTGTTTTTATTGAGCATCATGTCGACATGTGATTGCTTTGCAGGCGATGTGCGCAAAACGTCTGTCGATTTTTGCAATTTGTGATAGACGATTGCGGAGGTTGTCTGAAGAATTTTCAATTTGAAAATATGACGAACAATATCGCAGAATATTCGGTCCGAACGATAATGTCGACCATGCTCGGCATCGAGGCCTTGTGTTCGATCGATCACCTCTCGTTTTATGTAGGCACAGAAAAAAGGAGCAAATGATAGTTCCAGAATTTTGCCAGAATGAAAGACAGGAACATTTATTATGTTGTCATGATGCGCGGATGGTGTAACATCACATTCATATTCAGGATTGACATACGGTACATGTATATCAAGTGTCTTTGTGCCTCCGTATAATACCTGTTGCGGTACAACGACAGCGCATTCAGGGAATTCATGAGCTGTTGTCTGCAATATTTCTACAGAACCGGAAGTCAATAATGCATCATTGTTCAAAATAAGTATGTCTCTTCCTGGCCAGGAAGCGGAAAGTCCTTGATTAATCGCAAGTGAAAAACCAAAATTGACTGTGTTTGCGACCAGTGTGATATGATTTTCTTTTTCAAGTTTAGTGAGATATTCAATGACAGGCTTTCCTGATCCATTGTCTACGACAATGATTTCTGTCCAATCAGAGATTTTGAATGCCAAGATGGTGTCGATGCATTCGGTAAGATCAACCAACGACTCAAAGCTTGGTATGATGATGGATACTTTTCTTTTTGGACTATAGTTGTTGTTCTTGTTTTTGAGTCTGTTTCGTAACCTGGTTTTTCGTTTTTCGTGTACAATTTTAGTTTGAGACACATCCAAGGTTTCTCGTGATCCAAAAGTTGCAATTGTATCTGAATATAGCTTTGTTAAAATAGAAGGAATAGAATAGATGGTGAAGTCTTCGCAAGCTCTCAATATGAAATCCCACTCAGCATAAGGTGAAATGAGGTCGCTGTACTTTCCAAGATGTTCGAAACAATATTTTTTGTAGATGAAAGAACCATGTTCAATGTAATTTTTGTTCGCAAGAAGTGACTTGTTAAGCGCTCCGAAACGAACGGCGAAAGGCTTCAGCGACTGACTCCGTTGAAGATATTGGCCACAATAGACCGCGTCCGCGTCAGGTAATTTTTGAAAAGCGCCAACCATCGCTGCGATATATCGTTTATCCCAAACAGTGGAATCATCAAGGTTTGCTATATACATTCCATTCGCAGTATTTATGGCGCGATTTAAGCAATGACTTTTCCCATAATGCTTCTTGTTTTGATATATTTTAATTTTTGAGCTGCACATTTTTCGAAGAAGATCACGCGTCGCATCAGTACTGAAGTCATCTATAATAATGATTTCAGTATGAGCATAAGACTGATCGAGCGCGGTTTGAAGAGTGGTTTCCAAGGTCTTGGCACTGTTGAAGACGGGAAGGATGATGGAAACCATTGGAGCATTGCTCATGGCTTCGGATGCGGAAGCCAAATCATCGGCGATATTCTCCATAACACCGAAGCATCGTTTATCTTCTTCGCGAAAAGGGGACAAAAGAAGCGGCATGGTCACCGAATGCGAGAGAAATCCAGAGAAATCCTTAAAAGCTCGAGAAATGCGCCATGTTTGCCGCGCCTCGTCAAGGACAACTCGTGATCGCTTGTCAAGCAGTTTTACATGATGTGTTTTCCCGTCGGTAAACTTGAGCGGAACAATCAGTTCAAATCCAAAATACCCGGATTCGGTATGTGCTACATCGGCACACGGAATATTGCCTTGGACTTCTGTGCTGAAATGATCATCTATCTGAACGATTGCGGTTGGGTTCATGCTCGCATCGGGCAGGCACAGCCATCCTCTGAGGATGGTCTCTGACTTGATGTTCGGCAGGATTTTCCCCTGGGGTGCATGTGTATGTAAAGACTTTTGCGTAAGTGCCGGGTTGGGGGAGCCTGGCAATGAGGCCGACACGGGAGACTGAGATTTGTTATTTTCAAAAGTCCGGTCTTCTCCTTGGATTTGCCTTTCTCGGCCTGGATTGACCGTACTTGTATGCATTACAAACGAGGAAATATACTCCGACCATGTTTTTTTGAAAAGTTCCTGATGTTTTTCAGATGATTCCAGAATGGACTTTGAAGTGGAAATCTGAAGGCTCATGGTGTTGATGCAAAAGCACTGTTTATGTAATTCTCTGTGCAGACGAAGGCAAAAATCAATATCTCCAAATCCATTGTTGAAGGCAGTGCTAAATCCATTGAGAGATTGAAAGTCTTCATTGCGGCAGACAAGAAATGTACCTGACAAGGCTGGAAATATATTTTTCGTTTTTTGCTCACGGATGCAGTGGGGTTGAAAAGAATCATGTTTTTCATCCCAGGCGAACTGAATTCCGGAATGAAGAATGTTCGCGCTTTTTCCAGTCGGTTGCGCATCGACAAGGTTTACCCCTACGGCGCCAATTTTAGAATCAGCAAGTGTCGAAAGAGCCAAAGGTATGACATCCGACGTGTAAACTATGCCACTATCCATAAAGAGCAAGTTTGGATGCGTGGCCTGGGAAGCTGCATAATTATATGATAAATAAAGAGATGTTGTTTTTGCAAAGGACAGGTGTCTGATGAACCCTTTCGTCGCGTATTTTGATGAAATACGCCGAGTGCTTTTTCTGGATTCGCTTTCAATTATGAGTATTTCGAATGATGTATGCGAATTGGTTTGAAAAAAAGAATTCAGAAGAGCATCCAGGTTCTGCTCATCGTCCTGAAGAGAAATAAGTATGGATATTCCGTACATTGACTGCATAGTAAAAATTACTTTTCTAAATCATTACTTGAAGCAAAGAATCTGTAAGAGGACTGCTCTTCGAACAATTAGAAATCCAGAATCAGTTTGACAACAGCGGTGTGCTCATATTTATTTGAGCCAATTGATATGTCTCAGGGCAAGAAATACTTATCGCTCCGCACACGACAAGGTGGCTGGCTGGCTTGATGCTCATCGGTTCGCGAGGGCAAAGTCTTGAATATAAAGTGCTCCCGGTGATATTGTAAAATTGGCCGCTATTCCTGTCGTACTTCCAAGCAAAAGAGAATTCATGCATAAATCTAATGTGATGAAATATTGGCAAACGCAGGACTAGTGGGTAAGATAAGAGCAAATTATTGCCCGGCGTTGAGCTTTTTCTGTTCCTCTTTCGATAGATATTCAAAATACTGGCGTGTCAGGTTTTCTTGTTTGGCGAGTTTGTCTTTTAAGTCTTCAATCATGGACGTGTAATTATTAAAAATTTTTTGAGTATCTACATTTCGAACAGAATCAATGCCTCGTTGCGCTATTCTTCGAATTTCTGAAACTAAATCTTTCATTGCATCATTATTAGAATGCAGATTCCTGTTCGCCTGCGTGGCAAGTTTTATGTCTTTATCGTACAGTGCCCGCGTTTCATTTAATTCATTTTGGTATTGTAGGGAACTTTTCTGAAGTCCAGATAATTCATTCTGTAGTTTATTGATATGCTCAAGTGCTGCTGATGTGCTGTTTTCGCGTTCACGAATGCAGGCCTTGAGGTTTTGAATTTCTTGTTCGTGCTGCAATATGGAGTCACTAAGGGCCTGTTCTTGAGAATGAATCTGTTCCTGGAAGGTCACGGATTCGTGTTGCAAGGATTTGATCATCCTGGTTGCGGCGGCTATGTCCGCATCGCGCTCGGCGATGGCGACCTGGGCGGCCGCAAGCTCGGTCTCGCGGTGCGCCAGAGCCTGACGGACCTCATCCTCGCGTAGCGCCAGGGCCTGACGGACCTCATCCTCGCGGGCGACGGCGCACTCCGCAAGCGCGGCCATCTCCGTGCGCAGCGCGTCGAGCTGCCCGGTTGCGGCGGCTATGTCCGCATCGCGCTCGGTGATGGCGACCTGGGCGGCCGCAAGCTCGGTCTCGCGTAGCGCCAGGGCCTGACGGACCTCATCCTCGCGTAGCGCCAGGGCCTGACGGACCTCATCCTCGCGGGCGACGGCGCGCTCCGCAAGCGCGGCCATCTCCGTGCGCAACGCTTCGAGCTGCCCGGTTGCGGCGGCTATGTCCGCATCGCGCTCGGCGATGGCGACCTGGGCGGCCGCAAGCTCGGTCTCGCGAAGCGCCAGGGCCTGACGGACCTCATCCTCGCGAAGCGCCAGGGCCTGACGGACCTCATCCTCGCGGGCGACGGCGCGCTCCGCAAGCGCGGCCATCTCCGCGCGTAGCGCGTCGAGCTGCCCGGTTGCGGCGGCTATGTCCGCATCGCGCTCGGCGATGGCGTCCCGGGCGGCCCCAAGCTCGGACTCGCGGTGCGCCAGTTCCTTTTGGCTTGCGGCGGCCTGGGCCTGAAGCGCGGTTATCTCCGTGCGTAACGCATCGAGCTGCCCGGTTGCGGCGTTTATGCCCGCATCGCGCTCGGTGATGGCGACCCGGGCGGCCGCAAGCTCGGACTCGCGGTGCGCCAGTTCCTCTTGGCTTGCGGCGGCCTGGGCCTGAAGCGCGGCTATCTCCGCGCGTAACGCATCGAGCTGCCCGGTTGCGGCGTTTATGCCCGCATCGCGCTCGGCGATGGCGTCCCGGGCGGCCGCAAGCTCGGACTCGCGGTGCGCCAGTTCCTCTTGGCTTGCGGCGGCCTGGGCCTGAAGCGCGGCTATCTCCGTGCGGAGCGCATCGAGCTGCCCGGTTGCGGCGGCTATGTTCGCATCGCGCTCGGCGATGGCGTCCCGGGCGGCCGCAAGCTCGGACTC
Proteins encoded:
- the pseG gene encoding UDP-2,4-diacetamido-2,4,6-trideoxy-beta-L-altropyranose hydrolase; translation: MNAMNTNDNVFAVRVDAGERIGIGHLMRCLTIARRLRQCGKQVHFLLTPLPRQIEKLFQSYQFAYKYMHADAASLVDAAQTLSIVKELGASWLIVDGYPFGTEYQKRVYTDFFGLMLIDALGSPQHNYAHILLNPNIYAREEYYTAREPRTKLLLGLEYLPIRPEFTSYTPRQRLASQPLRNVLVSLGGSDPDNVTGAVIQFFMEFPAPLHCKIVLGPASQHVKMLEKMADSHTGRFEVLHSPDDMPGLMDWSDVAVLAGGSTVWEAFTMGVPCILLSYADNQLRVAPRLGELEYALYSGHFNGRLPTKFDDDMNAFFHNGDLRASFSTRVRKLIDGQGSVRIVTEMLAGY
- a CDS encoding glycosyltransferase, whose protein sequence is MQSMYGISILISLQDDEQNLDALLNSFFQTNSHTSFEILIIESESRKSTRRISSKYATKGFIRHLSFAKTTSLYLSYNYAASQATHPNLLFMDSGIVYTSDVIPLALSTLADSKIGAVGVNLVDAQPTGKSANILHSGIQFAWDEKHDSFQPHCIREQKTKNIFPALSGTFLVCRNEDFQSLNGFSTAFNNGFGDIDFCLRLHRELHKQCFCINTMSLQISTSKSILESSEKHQELFKKTWSEYISSFVMHTSTVNPGRERQIQGEDRTFENNKSQSPVSASLPGSPNPALTQKSLHTHAPQGKILPNIKSETILRGWLCLPDASMNPTAIVQIDDHFSTEVQGNIPCADVAHTESGYFGFELIVPLKFTDGKTHHVKLLDKRSRVVLDEARQTWRISRAFKDFSGFLSHSVTMPLLLSPFREEDKRCFGVMENIADDLASASEAMSNAPMVSIILPVFNSAKTLETTLQTALDQSYAHTEIIIIDDFSTDATRDLLRKMCSSKIKIYQNKKHYGKSHCLNRAINTANGMYIANLDDSTVWDKRYIAAMVGAFQKLPDADAVYCGQYLQRSQSLKPFAVRFGALNKSLLANKNYIEHGSFIYKKYCFEHLGKYSDLISPYAEWDFILRACEDFTIYSIPSILTKLYSDTIATFGSRETLDVSQTKIVHEKRKTRLRNRLKNKNNNYSPKRKVSIIIPSFESLVDLTECIDTILAFKISDWTEIIVVDNGSGKPVIEYLTKLEKENHITLVANTVNFGFSLAINQGLSASWPGRDILILNNDALLTSGSVEILQTTAHEFPECAVVVPQQVLYGGTKTLDIHVPYVNPEYECDVTPSAHHDNIINVPVFHSGKILELSFAPFFCAYIKREVIDRTQGLDAEHGRHYRSDRIFCDIVRHIFKLKILQTTSAIVYHKLQKSTDVLRTSPAKQSHVDMMLNKNKWEPDLAAQLNFKTPDWDI